Proteins found in one Triticum aestivum cultivar Chinese Spring chromosome 4D, IWGSC CS RefSeq v2.1, whole genome shotgun sequence genomic segment:
- the LOC123099620 gene encoding probable carboxylesterase 18, translating into MAEEPPPGSRPKPPMSRIMRLSLRAVDYVADATRRADGTVNRRVLSLLDPRVPAFSSPCRGVASRDVVIDPTLRVRARLFHPARPGDAKGAPLPVIVFFHGGGFAFLSAASLAYDAACRRIARYASAAVLSVDYRRAPEHRFPAPYDDGLAALRFLDDPNNHPADAPLATSRCFLAGDSAGGNIAHHVARRYAADVPAFKNVRLAGVIAIQPFFGGEERTPSELRLDGAQIVSVSRTDWMWRAFLPDGADRTHEAACFTSPGAAAGMDSPAFPPVLLVIGGYDPLQDWQRRYCEVLKDSGKDVRVLEYPDGIHAFFLFPGFDDARNLMTRIAEFVGESDDDGGSE; encoded by the coding sequence ATGGCAGAGGAGCCCCCGCCGGGGAGTAGGCCGAAGCCGCCGATGTCGCGCATCATGCGTCTCTCCCTCAGGGCCGTCGACTACGTCGCCGACGCCACCCGCCGCGCCGACGGCACCGTGAACCGCCGCGTGCTCTCCCTCCTAGACCCGCGCGTCCCGGCCTTCTCCTCCCCGTGCCGCGGCGTCGCCTCACGCGACGTCGTCATCGACCCGACCCTCCGCGTTCGCGCCCGCCTCTTCCACCCAGCGAGACCCGGCGACGCCAAGGGAGCGCCTCTCCCCGTGATCGTGTTCTTCCACGGCGGTGGGTTCGCGTTCCTCTCCGCGGCGTCACTGGCCTACGACGCCGCGTGCCGACGCATCGCGAGGTACGCCTCCGCGGCCGTGCTCTCCGTCGACTACCGCCGCGCCCCGGAGCACCGGTTCCCCGCGCCCTACGACGACGGCCTCGCCGCGCTCCGCTTCCTCGACGACCCGAATAACCACCCGGCGGACGCCCCGCTCGCGACCTCCCGCTGCTTCCTCGCCGGGGACAGCGCGGGCGGCAACATCGCGCACCACGTCGCCAGGCGCTACGCCGCGGACGTGCCTGCGTTCAAGAACGTCCGTCTCGCCGGCGTCATCGCCATCCAGCCCTTCTTCGGCGGCGAGGAGCGCACGCCCTCCGAGCTCCGCCTTGACGGGGCGCAGATCGTGTCCGTCTCCCGCACCGACTGGATGTGGCGCGCGTTCCTCCCGGACGGCGCTGACCGCACTCACGAGGCTGCGTGCTTCACCTCCCCTGGGGCAGCCGCTGGCATGGACAGCCCGGCGTTCCCGCCGGTGCTGCTCGTCATCGGCGGTTATGACCCGCTGCAGGACTGGCAGAGGCGGTACTGCGAGGTGCTGAAGGACAGCGGCAAGGACGTGAGGGTGTTGGAGTACCCGGACGGCATTCACGCGTTCTTCCTCTTCCCTGGGTTCGACGACGCGCGCAACCTCATGACACGCATCGCCGAGTTCGTCGGCGAGAGCGACGATGATGGCGGCAGCGAGTAA